A window of Mus musculus strain C57BL/6J chromosome 3, GRCm38.p6 C57BL/6J genomic DNA:
AACCCACCATGACTAGACTAGTTTATGTCATGCTGGGCTTCAAACTTGGAAGTCCACAACTGAACTATATCCCCAAAACAGGTTTGTTTACTTGTGTATATGGTTTTAATATATATGGTTTTAATAAGTAGTTCAACCTGGCTTACAACCAACCCTGTCGTGctacccaggctgccctcaaccTGTGGTCCTCCCGCTTCAGCTTCAACCTTGGAAGTGCTGCGAGGCTTCCCATACAAGGCTGCGCAGGAAGCATGGGTCCCtaacttccttccattcttcacaGCTTTcaagttggttgtttttttgttttgtttgtttgttttttgagacagagtttctccatgcagtcctgactgtcctggaactcactctgtagaccaggctggcctcgaactcagaaatccgcctacctctgcctcccaagtgttgggattaaaggcgtgtgtcaccactgccaggtttcttttctttttaaaaggactTCCTGGATCTTTCTAACTtctagttgttttttgttttttaaagatttattgccgggtatacagggtgagttccaggacagctagggccacacggagaaaccctgtcttgaaaaacaaaaaaacaacaaaaaatatttatgttatgtgtgtgagtacactgtagctatcttcagacacaccagaagagggcattagatcccattacagatggttgtgagccaccatgtggttgctgggaattgaactcaggaccttgggaagagcagtcagtgctcttaaccactgagccatctctccagtcctaactTCTAGTTCTTTCAAATCCCTTTTCTGAGCCAATCCTACAGGCCCCCCAGGCAGTAGGCCCTCTGTCTGTCAAGTCAGGCAGGTTGGGAATGGCGAAGAACACATCACTCTGCAGGCAGGGGTGGGGAACAGTTTATTTTAAGGCACATTCTAATACCACCTCAGCCTccgaaatgagaaaagatgatcTCCTGTAAAAATGTGATTTCATCCCACAGGTCCTATCTGATCTAAGGAAAGATCTTTGGTCCCTTTAGTTTCAAAGTCATCTTTTTCTCACAACCTATTGCATCCATGGAACTGGTCACAAGGACCAGCAGAAACAGGAGCTCTGTTTGGTATCCAGTTGGCACTCGGGTGCCTGGGGTCAGGTCTGCAGGAGGCGGTACTTCCTGTCTTGCTCTGGAGGGTACTTGCAGAAAAGCCCGAGGCGGATTAAGCTGGTGAGGATTCCTGGAAGGTTGGGCACCTGCAATCAAAAAGCTGCTAGAAAGACCAGACTCTGCTTTGTAGACCCAACGTCCCAATCTAGAGTCTGCTTACCGTGATGTATGGGTCTCGGAGGCGAAACCCGTAAATAGACCAAGAGGCGGAGCAAAAGAGCGTGGCAATGGTCAGGGAGAAGGAGAGGCGCTGGGTTGATTTAGTCTGAACGATCTTGGCCTACGGCAAAAATGTGCCTGGTTCAGGTTCATAGAACCATTCCTGAGTCCTCGCCAGAGAATTTCCTCGCGGAAAAAAGACCACAATCCCTGTGGTGCGTCTTTCATTCAGCCCTTTTCCTGCATCCCACTCACCTCTGCTACCTTGACTTCTTCCAAGAGCtgggccccgcccccgccccagtATTAGCCAGTCCCTGGCTCAGGGAGCCTAGCCCTTCTCCGCATCTCCCCTACCTCTTGGCCACCCCTACTCACCAAATCAGCCAGTGGGGAGAGGTACATGCTGATGGTAAAGACGCTACAGAAGAGGCCTAGCTGCTGAAGCCGGGCCTCAAGGTCCGGCACCAGAAGCCAAAAGTAGCCATAACCCAGGAGAAGGACAGCCAGCAGGGTTGCCGTCTGCAGGAGCACACCATGCTGCAGGGGAGAGGCGTCTTACATGCATCTGTACCCAGAACACTCATCTCTCTGCTGGAATTGCCTCCTCCTGTCTTCTGCCATGCTCTAATGGGGAAATCAACTTTTATCCCGGCCTTCACGTCAGCCTCTCACCACTCAGTTATTTGAGAGAAATCTCAGCCACACAACACTGGAGATCCCCAGGGAAGGGGAGAGCCATTTTTAGATCCCTCCCCTTTTCATGTGAGcttcacatacatgtacaataAGAGACCAATAAATGTTAGTGTGACTGAGTGGGGAAGCAGAGCGAATGGCCATTCTTAGCCATTGGCCCTGGTCCTAACCCTAAAGGAACTATCAGACAGTATAGCCCTCTTCCCCCAGCCTGTTGGGGGAGCACAGGATATCTTGACACCACGGGGTTGGGTAAGCCACCAGCATTTCGAACAAGGGGAGGGTGGGTGGCTCTGTGTGCATTTTAAAGGGTTGACTTCATGGGCAGGAGAACCAGAAGGGCCTTCTAGGAAAGGGAATTAATGCCATCCCACTAATCTTCCAGGAAATAGAACTATATGCTCTGCCAACATGGCCAGGTGTGGGGTGGAGGTGAGTGCAAGGGAGGGCCTCTACCTTCTGAGGACTGTAGTGCAGATATGCCAGGATATAAAGAGTCTGAAGCACGGCCCCCACGCTATTGACGATGATAAGGGTCCCATCTCCCTTCAAGACTCCGTAACTCAGCCAGCTCAGGTTGCTGTgagggaaggaggattaaggtccAAGGGGCTGCTGGGGTTGCAGCAGGTCTCCAGGGATCTCTTGCACCTCCCTCAGCCTTTCCCATCACAGCCAACAACACTCTCACTTGACATCCGTGGTGAGAAAAGGCAGGAACTGGATGTTGTCCACGCTCCGTGTCCTCTGCATATGCCTGAGGTCCGAGCTGGAAGGGATCCAAAGGAAATTGTTAGGAGTGGGTAAAAGATTTCTCGGTGTTTACCAATCATCCTGAACGACAAGCAGATCTCCCCCCTCAGGCCAAGAGGCAGCCTCGCCTTGGACCTCAAATCATCCAATCCTATTCCACTATTATTCTGGGTTCCAAAAGCAGCAAGATATTGCAGCCACGTCTCTTGCCCGCTTTCATTTCTTGACTTCCTGCCCCAGCCCAGTCCATCCACACTCTCACAGGCCAGTGGAGAACATGCCCAGGGTGAAGAGCACGCAGGCACTAGAAAGGAAAGAGTCTGCCACGCCGCCCGCCTCCATCCCACCGGAGCCGGTTCCCTAGCCCAGCGCGGAGTTCCAGTAGCTCAGACCCGGAGCTGCGGAAGGCGAAGCTCCGCCCTTCCCCGTGGAACCGCGCCGGAACCCGCCCTCGCCCGAACTTCACCGGAACTGGGGACCCAGCCAAACCAGCGCCGCGTGCTGGCCGGGTGGTTTGCTGTAATGTGCGGGCCTGGGTCCTGATCGTGCTGTTCAGATTGCGTTTAGTGGTTTTAGTAGTGCCCCTGCATTTGTCCCCGATCCGACCCCTCCTCACACTGCGCACCCCTTGCATCATCGAGACCACTAGCCTCAACTTCTGGGTTCTTGTATGCTTTTGTGTGCTGGACCACAAACCTCAAATTTAGTCTCACAGGTCTTCAACGCGCCCCCAATTCATATCAGAACCTTGGTTACCCAGCTTTGGGAGGGTTTTCCTGGAGGTTATTGAAACCTCTTTCCAGTCTGTCCCCCAAAAGCAGGAATTGCCATCCTCTTTCAGATGTCCTCTCTTACACGACCTGCCCTATCCAAGGACAAGCCTACCCCTGGCCCCCTGTTCCAACATACTTGCTGCTGGGAACTttccctcccagcctcccaggCGGCTCTGCTGGTGGGGCAGCGCACATGCTTCAGCTGGCATCCAGCTCCCTGACTCACCCAGACAGCATGAGTACCTGCATGGTGTGCCAAAGCCCAGCGCTCGAGGCTGGTGAAGTTGGACAGGAAGAACAAAGAGTGGGTGCGGAGAGGAATCTATAGCCCACTCTTGCAGGGAGTTGTGCAGAACCCTCAGGAGTAAACTCCTTTAGCCTGGTAAGACTGATCctagccatttatttattttgtcttttatttactttttttgttttgttttggtgagacaaagtctcacactgtagcccaggctggcattggAATTTTGGCAACATTGCttcaaccttctgagtgctggggtcacaggcaggagccaccatgcctggctacttaTGTTTTGTGctcctgaggactgaactcagggctgaCACACGTTAGGTAACCCTCTACTTCTTGGGGTacatttccagccttttatttttgagtttgaggcaaggtctGAGTTACTCATGCAGTCTCAAGTTTTTAACCTTCCCACCTCAGCCGCAAAAGGAGCTCTGCATTatacctgcccccccccacaccccccccccattgcttCTGTTTAGCACAGAGCCTAACACACAATGGGGACACTGGTCACAAATCAACATGGTGGGGCAGAAAAGCATGTCCATAAAAAACCATCAATTTATTATGAATCCAAAAACACTGTATAAAAAAACCCTGCAGTCATAGAAATGAACAGATACAGCACATTTATATACAGACACTGTACATGTGGGCCCTGCCCGTTAAGCTAAACTCCACAGACTGTACACACGGGCACTGCCCTTACAGCTACACTCTAAAACCAGGCTGCTTCAGTCCTCCTGTTGGCACAGCTCCAGGGAATGTTGCCCCAGGGATGGGGAGGATGCAGTCAGGGCCGGGCTACAAACCTCTCTGGCAGCCCAGCAGGTGGAAATCTTGCAGAGATGCTGGGTCAGCCCAAGCTGCCTCTTCTGTACCTGGCTCCCCCGCAGGAAGCTGTCTCAAGCTTTTCCTTCGGTCAGTTCATCTGCACATTATGGCTTCCTTGGGGAAGGACGTCTTTACCAAGTTCAGTGTCCAACCGCATGACCTCAGGCTCTTTTTAgcccttctcccactgaggcctctTAATGGGCCAGGTCCgcacagcttgtttctttggcttAAAGGCAGAAACTGCAGGTTAAGGACCTTCTCCACTTCTTTCTCCATCCCTCTGAAGTGGAGGCAGGGATGGCACAGTTGGGCTGGTTAAACTCTTTTCGGTTAAAACCCTTAATACTGAACCTTTTGAGGCTTCATGGTGGCGTCTTGTGGGTGTAGTGGGAGAGGTTCCCAGGGCTGGGGCTGCCCCTTAGTCCCATTCCAATCCATAAGCCAGGGCAAGCGTACACCCTCACTGAgattgcagcagcagcagtggtagGAGCAATACTGCCCAGACCAGTGGGAAGAGGCGGGGGGCGGCACTGTAACCAATGCTGTGCAAAACCTGTACTTCCGGGTCATCTGCAAGGTGAGAAGGCAAAGACAGACATGGTAAGTGTTTGCATCGGCTTCCAGCCACACAGGATTTAGCCAGCCCGTATGTGGCTAGGGAGCCACCTTACTCCTCAGTCTCTTTAAGCAAACCCCTTCCTGTGACCCAGACCAAACTGTCTCAGGCTACTACCTACCTGCTTGGAGTCTCTTCTCCTGTGGGTTGACATGGGCCTGGGGATTATGAGCTGAAAAATAAGAATGGAAGTAGATCAGGCTTTTTGCACCAGGAGACAGAGAGGCAACTTCCATCCCCATCCCAGACCACTAGACCACGCCCAGCACAGATGGAAGGAAGTGGTCCACAGGGCCTGACACTCACTGATTTTGCCATTGACAGTCACCTTCAGCTTCAAGCACTGGGATTCCTGATGGTAGATAGGTTTGGCTGTAAAATAAATCCATAGGATGGTAAGGAAAGAGCCTTTGCTAAGATAGGAGCTCAAAATTGTCTGACTCGATGccctgttttttgggtttttgttgttgttgttgttgtgttttgtttgtttgtttttctgagacagggtttctctgtgtagccctggctgtcctggaactcactctgtagaccaggctggcctcagactcagaaatctgcctgcctttgcctcccaagtgctgggattaaaggcgtgtgccgccaccaccacccggctgccctgcttaatttttatttatttatttgaggcagggtctctttacAGAGCCTGCTCTGGGACagactatgtagaccaagctggtctcagactcacagaattccacatgcttctgcctcccaagtgctggaattaaaggtgtgcaccatcacaccccaCTAAGGCTaagtctcttgtctctgccttccatctcCCTATCAGAGTGCTgcgattacagatgtgcacaacagcatctggctttttatgtgggctctggacAAGATTTAGGTTGTCAGGATTGTGCAGtaactgcttttttaaaaaaacttaattAAATTTTGGGATGACAGGATCTCATaaagctcaagctggccttgaacatgctaTGTACAGTTGAGGAtgctcttgaattcctgatctcctgcctctaccttctgagtgctggaattataggcaagcatcacctccctccctctctccctccctccctccttctctgtataaaatatttattcagtgtgtgtgtgttccatgtttagaggtcagagaacaatttgggAAAGCAAATTCTCTCCTTCAGTCACATGGgagctggggatcaaatccaagTTGTCAGgttggcagcaagcgcctttttatttgctgagctatctcactggcgcgctctctctctctggtttttatttatttatttatttatttatttatttatttatttatttatttaatatatatgagtacactgttgctgtcttcagacacaccagaagagggcatcagatcccattacagatgggtgagccaccatttggttgctgggaattgaactcaggaattctggaagagcagtcagtgctcttaaccgctgagccatctctccagtgcccccctcccttttgtgacaaggtctctaATATggtagcccaggttagctttAAACTAACCTTCCCAACTCTCCTTGCTTTGGCCTCCCCAGGGCTAAGGCTGTAGGTGTGTCCCACCAGACCTGTCCCTGCTCACTTCAATTCCTTTCTCCTGTCtgcatttgattttaaaatttaatctttaaaatgtttttagggctggagaaatggctcagtggtgaagagcactaactttcatccagaggtcctgagttcaattcccagcaaccacatggtgactcacaaccatctgtaatgggatctgatagcctcttctggagtgtctgaagatagctttggtgtacttatataaattaaataaatcttttttttttttcgagacagggtttctctatgtagccctggctgtactggaactcactctgaagaccaggctggcctcgaactcagaaatccacctgcctctgcctcccaagtgctgggattaaaggcatgcgccaccactgctcagcaataaatacatcttaaaaaaaaatgtttttaaaggggctggagagatgactcagcagttaagagcacggactgctcttccagaggtcctgagttcaattcccagcaaccacatggtggctcaccaccatccgttgtgatccgatgccctcttcttgtgtgtcagaagacagcaatggtatatatatatatataatacataaatctttaaaatgttttaaaattaactttttgcATTTGATTGCTTTGTCTGAGTACTGTGCTGTGTACCTattgcctgcagaggtcagaaaaggacactggatcctctggaacggGAGATCTATTAGACTTGTCATTGCTATGTGGGGCTAGGAATCGACCAGTGCTCTTCACTGATGGACATTCCTATTAAATCCATTTTAGGCACGGTCTTGCTCTAGCGCACACTGACCTGAAACTtggtgccaggattacaggtgagCCCACGCCTAGCTAGCTACCCGTGGCATTTATTTTCAGTTGTTACCTACGTTCTGACCAGTGCGCAGCcccatctccctttctctgcAACAACGCTCAGCTTTAACAGTGGAGTGACAGGGCCGTGGACACTGTCCCCTTCACACAGCCCATCTCACACCCCCCACCTGAAGTTGGGTGAGGTGTTCATGTGTAAGCCCCCTTTCCCTGGACCATTTTCTACCATGCTGAACTAGACTCAGCCAGAAGACTAAGGCCCAGATCTGGTCTTCACAAAGCCCCTGGCCTGCTCGGTCTCGGGATACATCAACAGGTTTCTGCTGCCCTCAGGACAAAGTCTGAACTCTTACTAGTATCTGGGCCTGAAGAAGCTGTCCGACCCACTTTCTGAGTGAGCACAGCTCTCTATTTCCTGTA
This region includes:
- the Slc50a1 gene encoding sugar transporter SWEET1, with product MEAGGVADSFLSSACVLFTLGMFSTGLSDLRHMQRTRSVDNIQFLPFLTTDVNNLSWLSYGVLKGDGTLIIVNSVGAVLQTLYILAYLHYSPQKHGVLLQTATLLAVLLLGYGYFWLLVPDLEARLQQLGLFCSVFTISMYLSPLADLAKIVQTKSTQRLSFSLTIATLFCSASWSIYGFRLRDPYITVPNLPGILTSLIRLGLFCKYPPEQDRKYRLLQT
- the Slc50a1 gene encoding sugar transporter SWEET1 isoform X2; translation: MQRTRSVDNIQFLPFLTTDVNNLSWLSYGVLKGDGTLIIVNSVGAVLQTLYILAYLHYSPQKHGVLLQTATLLAVLLLGYGYFWLLVPDLEARLQQLGLFCSVFTISMYLSPLADLAKIVQTKSTQRLSFSLTIATLFCSASWSIYGFRLRDPYITESSPA
- the Slc50a1 gene encoding sugar transporter SWEET1 isoform X3, with translation MEAGGVADSFLSSACVLFTLGMFSTGLSDLRHMQRTRSVDNIQFLPFLTTDVNNLSWLSYGVLKGDGTLIIVNSVGAVLQTLYILAYLHYSPQKHGVLLQTATLLAVLLLGYGYFWLLVPDLEARLQQLGLFCSVFTISMYLSPLADLAKIVQTKSTQRLSFSLTIATLFCSASWSIYGFRLRDPYITESSPA
- the Efna1 gene encoding ephrin-A1 isoform 2 (isoform 2 is encoded by transcript variant 2), whose translation is MERYTLYMVEHQEYVACQPQSKDQVRWNCNRPSAKHGPEKLSEKFQRFTPFILGKEFKEGHSYYYISKPIYHQESQCLKLKVTVNGKITHNPQAHVNPQEKRLQADDPEVQVLHSIGYSAAPRLFPLVWAVLLLPLLLLQSQ
- the Slc50a1 gene encoding sugar transporter SWEET1 isoform X1; the encoded protein is MQRTRSVDNIQFLPFLTTDVNNLSWLSYGVLKGDGTLIIVNSVGAVLQTLYILAYLHYSPQKHGVLLQTATLLAVLLLGYGYFWLLVPDLEARLQQLGLFCSVFTISMYLSPLADLAKIVQTKSTQRLSFSLTIATLFCSASWSIYGFRLRDPYITVPNLPGILTSLIRLGLFCKYPPEQDRKYRLLQT